In Trichoderma breve strain T069 chromosome 4, whole genome shotgun sequence, the following proteins share a genomic window:
- a CDS encoding d-isomer specific 2-hydroxyacid dehydrogenase, NAD binding domain-containing protein: MPITADDKLLLHYPIPLPDSFLETVKARWPQLKVHMEVYAPGNSTMKNANELPDEVWEGVTLLSVVPPPSAAKMKNVKFVQLGSAGWDVWLEHEVFLNKDVEFCNTSGVHAPQIAEWAIGAWLTHSHQFKSYMEQADRGVWDMALAKGQVTDSTGLRIGIMGYGAIGRQVARLAHALGMEIYVQTLSPRPTPESKKLREYIVPGTSDPDGLLPAKWFSGSGPEAVNHFLSQDLDIVLLSLPMSPQTRHCIGAEQFKILGKKKPFLINIARGPLVDTPALIEALEGGLLRGAALDVAEQEPLPKEHPLWKAPNVFITPHISWRSTKLTERITDVLLQNLERWDKGEPLLNRIKR, translated from the exons ATGCCCATCACAGCAGACGACAAGCTCCTCCTGCACTACCCCATCCCCCTCCCGGACAGCTTCCTCGAAACCGTCAAAGCCCGCTGGCCCCAACTCAAAGTCCACATGGAAGTCTACGCCCCCGGAAATAGCACAATGAAAAACGCCAACGAGCTGCCGGACGAGGTCTGGGAGGGCGTCACGCTGCTCTCTGTCGTCCCGCCGCCCAGcgccgccaagatgaagaatgtcAAGTTTGTCCAGTTGGGATCCGCGGGCTGGGACGTTTGGCTGGAGCATGAGGTGTTTCTGAACAAGGACGTCGAGTTTTGCAATACGAGCGGTGTTCATGC ACCTCAGATCGCCGAATGGGCCATTGGTGCCTGGTTAACTCACTCACACCAATTCAAGAGTTACATGGAACAAGCAGACAGAGGAGTCTGGGATATGGCCCTCGCGAAAGGCCAGGTCACCGACTCGACGGGTCTCCGCAT TGGCATCATGGGATACGGTGCAATTGGTCGACAAGTCGCCCGCCTAGCCCACGCGCTCGGCATGGAGATATACGTCCAAACCCTCAGTCCCCGGCCAACTCCGGAATCCAAGAAGCTCCGAGAATACATCGTGCCCGGTACCAGTGACCCAGACGGCCTCCTCCCCGCAAAATGGTTCTCCGGCTCCGGCCCCGAAGCCGTCAACCATTTTCTCAGCCAGGACCTGGACATTGTTCTCCTTAGCCTCCCCATGAGCCCCCAGACCAGACACTGCATCGGCGCAGAGCAGTTCAAGATCCtcggcaagaagaagccgttcctcatcaacatcgcACGAGGCCCCCTTGTCGACACGCCCGCTCTGATCGAGGCCCTTGAAGGAGGACTCCTCCGTGGAGCCGCTCTGGATGTCGCAGAACAGGAGCCCTTGCCAAAAGAACACCCTCTGTGGAAAGCCCCAAACGTCTTCATCACACCACACATCAGCTGGCGGTCTACCAAGTTGACCGAGAGGATAACCGATGTATTGCTCCAGAATCTGGAAAGGTGGGATAAAGGAGAGCCCCTGCTTAATCGAATCAAGAGGTGA
- a CDS encoding alpha/beta hydrolase fold domain-containing protein, giving the protein MAMATYETAKTQFVKVDGLTFAYRQLGVSHGIPLLFIPGFKQTMDHWDPALVNPLAAQRPVLLIDNAGVGRSEGDVPDTFAGWAAHYSAVTKQILGQASKVDVLGYSMGGCVAQLMALNAPEQVRRLVLCGTIPSSGDGVKPSPDGKAFKRMKAARTVEEEQQAFEEGSFVQRSERSREAGKRAWKRIANGRSDSGEVRCEPVPPGPAHKQALAFVRFMDKKNASEGSYDRLGQLRLPVLIANGCEDLLLPTDNSILIWKMLSFADARLHLFPDSGHGFLYQYADELARLVNDFLGSSSSSRGSRL; this is encoded by the exons atggccatggctACTTACGAGACGGCAAAAACTCAATTCGTCAAGGTGGACGGACTTACCTTTGCCTATAGACAACTCGGTGTATCGCATGGCATCCCGCTACTATTCATCCCGGGTTTCAA ACAAACAATGGATCACTGGGACCCGGCATTGGTCAACCCTCTTGCCGCTCAGCGTCCAGTATTACTCATTGACAACGCCGGCGTTGGCCGATCCGAGGGCGACGTTCCCGATACCTTTGCCGGTTGGGCGGCGCATTACAGCGCTGTGACCAAACAAATCCTTGGCCAAGCCAGCAAGGTTGACGTATTAGGCTATTCCATGGGCGGCTGCGTTGCGCAGCTCATGGCTCTCAACGCGCCGGAGCAGGTACGGCGATTGGTGCTCTGCGGCACGATTCCCAGCTCCGGAGACGGCGTTAAACCCTCGCCCGATGGCAAGGCGTTCAAGCGCATGAAGGCGGCCAGGACTGTAGAGGAGGAACAGCAAGCTTTCGAGGAGGGCTCCTTTGTGCAGCGCTCTGAGCGTAGTCGAGAGGCGGGTAAGCGAGCATGGAAGCGCATCGCCAACGGTAGAAGCGACTCCGGAGAGGTGAGATGCGAACCAGTGCCTCCGGGGCCAGCTCATAAGCAGGCGCTTGCGTTTGTCAGGTTTATGGATAAGAAAAACGCTTCCGAGGGGAGTTATGACCGGCTCGGCCAGCTGCGTCTGCCGGTGCTAATCGCCAATG GTTGCGAGGACTTGCTGCTACCTACCGACAACAGCATCCTGATATGGAAGATGCTTAGCTTCGCGGATGCACGGCTGCATTTGTTTCCGGATTCAGGACATGGGTTTCTGTACCAATACGCCGACGAGCTTGCGAGGCTTGTAAATGACtttcttggcagcagcagctcgagtCGCGGCAGTCGGCTTTGA
- a CDS encoding phosphatidylinositol n-acetylglucosaminyltransferase domain-containing protein yields the protein MPSPTDDETPFPALSHAAGLNALDRSHLSPHDAFTYPLRQPYDGDGPADPLSHLRHLKDDRSRSRRRKRAWKKLMWVKQSYPDNYTDQATFLENLQRNPRLKPYDFWPLVADSTVILQHVCSVILFIVCFVGIFHGRVSPVSLVSGSSFTTFLGWILWERWVSEEEDKEDEVTAGGVAASATKTESIRRRARAASIRRPIITPRSISTTSSRPTSESSSSRPSAGNSTINIKVQIPDNEQIRATIIPSPSSTTSPTSPTSPLASSDVMPDSPSIPNEANRLHQRLGTIKSALLIYCTLLGLSPILKSLTQSTSSDSIWAMSLWLLAINIFFFDYSGGVGTKFPASLSTNAALMASTVLASRLPSTKQVFCLTLFSIEVFGLFPVFRRYVQHRNFRQHVILTVLLILGAGWGVGVVIAEPKPDCWPWKRGIGGMVVSVLIAGIATGGCSWWLIGLQRYKNEIRGPWDPARPIIMSRQRWDDDR from the exons ATGCCCTCGCCCACCGACGACGAAACTCCATTCCCTGCGCTGAGCCACGCCGCGGGCCTCAATGCGCTGGACCGCTCGCACCTGTCGCCGCACGATGCCTTCACGTACCCGCTGCGACAGCCGTACGATGGCGACGGGCCGGCCGATCCGCTGTCCCATCTGAGGCACCTCAAGGACGACCGCAGCAGGAGCCGGCGCCGCAAGAGGGCGTGGAAGAAGCTCATGTGGGTGAAGCAGTCAT ATCCGGACAACTATACCGATCAGGCGACGTTTCTCGAGAACCTGCAGCGAAACCCTCGGCTCAAGCCCTACGACTTCTGGCCGCTGGTGGCCGACTCCACGGTGATTTTGCAGCACGTGTGCtccgtcatcctcttcatcgtctgcTTCGTGGGCATCTTCCATGGGCGAGTCTCGCCCGTGTCCCTCGTCAGCGGGAGCAGCTTCACTACTTTTCTGGGCTGGATCCTCTGGGAGAGATGGGTctcggaggaggaggacaaggaggacGAAGTGACCGCGGGCGGCGTTGCTGCCTCTGCGACCAAGACGGAGAGCATCCGACGACGAGCCCGCGCGGCTAGCATTCGTCGACCGATTATTACACCCCGTTCCATTTCTACCACGTCGAGTCGTCCGACGTCAGagtcctcttcttcgcggcCGTCTGCGGGAAACTCGACGATTAATATTAAGGTTCAGATCCCAGATAACGAGCAGATAAGGGCAACCATCATTCCGtctccctcttccaccacctctCCGACTTCGCCCACATCGCCGCT AGCTAGCTCGGACGTGATGCCCGACTCTCCATCAATACCAAACGAGGCGAACCGCCTACACCAGCGCCTTGGCACAATTAAATCAGCTTTGCTGATCTACTGCACGCTCCTCGGGCTCAGCCCCATTCTTAAATCTCTCACCCAGTCCACCTCGAGCGACAGCATCTGGGCCATGTCTCTCTGGCTACTggccatcaacatcttcttctttgactaCTCTGGCGGCGTCGGGACCAAATTCCCTGCGTCGCTGTCCACAAATGCAGCCCTAATGGCCTCGACCGTGCTAGCAAGTCGCCTACCTTCCACCAAGCAGGTGTTTTGCCTGACGCTTTTCAGCATTGAAGTGTTTGGTCTGTTTCCTGTGTTTAGGCGATATGTCCAGCACCGCAACTTCAGGCAGCATGTGATTCTAACCGTGCTGCTGATACTTGGGGCGGGATGGGGCGTGGGGGTCGTGATAGCTGAGCCGAAGCCTGACTGTTGGCCGTGGAAGCGCGGTATCGGAGGCATGGTGGTGTCTGTTCTTATTGCTGGTATAGCGACGGGCGGATGCAGCTGGTGGCTGATTGGGCTGCAGAGGTATAAGAACGAGATTCGGGGGCCTTGGGATCCTGCGAGACCTATTATTATGAGCCGGCAGCGTTGGGACGATGATCGATGA